A stretch of DNA from Anopheles nili chromosome 2, idAnoNiliSN_F5_01, whole genome shotgun sequence:
TGCTTCATGCATATATTTATACCCATTATTGGATCAAAAATAGCTGAAATAaaactgtgtgttttttgccttATTGTTCATTTGATTGTATTATATGCTGAGTTCAAACACATTCTACAATTCAgtaggaaaaatgaaatttcttATCTCAATAAAATACCTTTAAAACAAACGCGACGATGAATACTATGGCAATCATGGAAGTGTGCTACTTTCGCCTAATCCACAACAGAATTGACCATAGCCAACAAATTTCTACAACGCTGATACGGGCATAGGATATCGTAATGGAAGGGGATACAACCGCTACATGAATCTGCTCACTGTAGATAACCGATTGGTGGTTCAAGTCTATACAATACGCCGCATTGATTCCAAAGTTGGTTTGAACAACAAATCGCGGTACCTAAGAAACATCTTTCCATTTACTGTGCTCAATAATAACTTTCTATTCCATGTTGTTCGTAATCTTGGGCCAACGTTACAACTTTCCTTGCCACTGCGCTTCAATTCTCCATTTCGAGGATTTGGTTGGCGCCGTTCACCTCTAAGGTCGAGATCGCTGGCTAGTTCTCTTGATGTCGATAGCAAACTTGGCAAAGTTTGGtataaaaccaaaatgatcTTCTGCGTTATTCAACCGGCGATGCGCCACAGGATGTGCTTTGGGCTATTTTGATTTTGTAAATGGAACTTGCCGGTTAATTATTGAACCAAATCGAAGCGCTTCGCAAAAGTTCGTCTTCGGGACATTGAAACAGTAGACTCGAATGGAGTTCGAGTTGGGTCTTATGAGAATTGCCAGCGATTGGTGATTTGCTTGGCATAGCTTAGGCTAAGTAACCAGCTTTGGAAAACTTCAACACACGGCCTTTGAGTTTCTTTGTGAAGGTTAACGCTTGCCTTTTAGTTGCAACACCCTAGAAATATATactaaaatgataaaattagtCGTGGATTTGGCAAAAATCGCTTCTTAAATCTGCTTGTTAGAATTTGACAAAGCTATTTGTTTTAGTGTAACGATTCGCAGATTGCACAAGCGAACGGAAGAGCCGTGATTACGGTAATGTTGCTTGATAAAAAACTCGTTTTTGGACGTTGCGTTGGttgacatgtttttttgtgctgtacTGTTAATACATTTACGATacgttaaaacaaataaaacttcATTTCCTAGAAGAGGAGGGGACATTGTTGGAATTCCCATAATATTCTACCCTTTAGAAACAGCCATGAGTATTGTCTGAAGAGGTCCATatgaaagaaacataaaaatgtttgttttaatatcAAGCTATGTAAAGTTTCTTCCAAAAGCTCCCCATGGGCATTCGAGTCTTTATTTGTACTACCGACACACAAGACTTGGCGGGACAGCAAAGCAAGATTAAAACGAAtatcaaacaacaaaataaaacattcactTGTGTGCAAACAAAATCCCTGCGATGATGAAATGCAAATTCAAGGACGACTCTTCTGAAAGGCAAACGATACCTTCAGCAAACAGGAACAATATTTCGTTCCACAAACGTCTGCTCGGAATGTTTTAAGCGCTCGCTTATGTTTAAAGATGTGTTAGCGATGAGCGAAGCTTTAGAGCAAACAAAGGTACATTTTGATATTTCTTAGCAATTTGTTTTAGACATTTATGATACCATTTCCCCGTAATCACACGCGCTTTCCGCAAGTGATCGCTTTCACACTATGGCTCGAGTATTTATTTAGCCACAAATGGTGCTCTTTACGCAAACAACGTGTAAATTAATGGATCGCTCATTTTGCAGTCCAAATCGATATTGGATAGCATCTTCAATCTCACGTAATCCCTTTTTGCGATACCTTGAGGTATGGTACCGAAACTCTGAAGCAAAAAGTGTATTACATTCCCTCGGTTCGATCTTCCCAGTAGGCGGTGCCGATAACGCATAAGTGGTAGCCTAATTGCGTCAATTTGTTCTCTGCCGAAGCGCCTCCGCCGTCGATAAGGAAAATAATGTGAGCCAACAAAAACGAACATATAAGGAAATGGAGAGAAATCCCCGAAATCGAAGGGTGATTCCCAAACAAAACCAGCTATCGGTTCCAATCGGTTCAGCGGGTGGTTTGCCGAAAACGCAacagggaagcaaaaaaaaaacaaactttcgcACAAATAATGATCTTCAATGAGCAACATCAACGCGCCGGATCGTGCAGATAGTCAACACAAAGGCCCCGTCGGTTTTCccggaacggaaaatgaacTGAAGGGTCCACGAGCCGACGAGCCGATGACTGTCTCCGGCGAAAGAGTGCGGAATAAAATGATACCgcttgggttttgtttgctcgtgcgTTTTTGGTGAATGATGGGTGTAATCATTTTTAGTATAAATTTAGGGGTATTTTTATGTGAGCGGCTGCTCCTGCGATTGCTTGGCACCTTCCCGTTTCGGTGCCGATTTCTGGCTCGCTAATGCCGTGGCCGAGGCCTTGATGCTGTTCGCGCATCCAGTTTGGCTGACTTAAGTGCGTGCGGTTTATTCTCCGATACTCTGCATGGAGATAACGAGCAGGATAAACAAGgcgcttatttattttgcccGTACCCGTGTTTCTCGCTTTGCTAGCCGTGCGTGATCGCCATGAAGCCGCCTGCTGGCACGTTCCGTTGGGGCGGATTTCGATTTTTGGATTTCGCACTCGATGTCGCTCGATGGTACTGGCTCGGTTGTATGCACAGCTGACGCTCGGAGCCCTCCACGGGCTTGTTTCCCTGTCAACGGCACCAGTCCGTAATCGGTAGTTATGGGATTTGGGGGGTTCCAGGACGATGTGGccgagaaagttttcccaggCGATTACATTTTATTGGGCCCtctcgtgccttttttttgttggtgttgttatGCTGCTTGCATCGCTCGATACGCGAAAGCAAGGATAAAATGAAGGACCATAAGATGGTTCGGTGGTGGGAGCCTATCGAACGACGGAGTAGCTTTGCAAGGAAGATACGGCATTTCATTCAACGTCCCGTCACTGCTTGCAAGCTGTCGCAGGGTACAATCCTTCCCGATAGCGCAACGATATCCTGCGACGGGTTTTGATTCGTATCTGCGTGGTACGATgggggtgtgattttttttagaaaattgcaaaaacgCATGCTACTCTTAAAGGTGGTGGTAAACGTGCGGTTAGTCAAcattaaaaagaaagaacgcaaaaaaaaacacaaccaaacaTTTAGTACCACCACGCCATCGGAAGCGTATGCGCGAGCTCCGTTAAAGCATGGGCAGCGTTTGactcgtggaaaaaaaatctcgtgAATGGTATCATAAATTCCGCAAACGCTAAAAAACGCTCATGCATATCATGTTTTCTCAGGCATTTCCCAGCTCCATCCCGATCCATCTATACAGCCATTCGAAACCATCACGCTGCCACGCGATACCGTAAAAAGGACCAAGTCGACTTGCGTAGAAACCCTGCCGGTGGCGTTGTTGCTGAACGGTTTGCCGCACGCATAAGTGCGTACGCGTTCGGTCGCATGATTTTTTATCCTATTATCGTCGCGGAACTGTTTTGCAACGCAAACAGGTCGGAAAGTGGTCGCAAACCCCAGCCAAAATGTGCAGACAAATGCGAAATTTTTCCTGTTAACTACCTCATCCCGAAAAGTGtgaagctgttttttttctggaaaCTCGTCCTACTCGCGACGCCTGTTTGAAGTTCATGGCGAACAGCATAAGCAAATCGTAATAAACGTCACGCAACGGACGTTAAAAATGGGAATCTTTCATTGTCTTGTGAAACCCTTCTGTGCGGcaggttttctttcttgtAGATCTGTCCAGTGTTACGACAACACACCGTGCTGACAAACCAGCGACAATGTTGCCGTGTAAACAGTAACTAGCGTGCTTGTGTTGGTTGGTGAACCTTTCCAGGCGGTGCCCTTTCCGGTCGTAAATATTTAtaccaaacaaaacagaaagtACGCTATAAATCAAAACGAGAGGAAACCATATCTGGGAGGACATTTTTCCTATTTTGCCCCCGGGAAGCAGTGTTTCCGGCCAAGTGTTCCGTAAGCAAGTCGCAGAATgacatgaattttaaattggATGAAGCGTTCTGCCTTTGTGCACGGTGGTATATCGATCCCGGTTAGACGCGTCGCTCCGGTAAGGCATTGGATTGCATCGAGCAAAGTGCAATCAAGGAAATGCATCAATTCGTCTTCGTTTCACCACAAGCTTCTCCGAGCCCACCCAAATAGCCGGTGATGGTTTAATGGAAATGGCCTTGGGTTTCCATCGCCTAACGTCGACGTTCGGATGGGAAATTCGCCGGGAAGCTCACCAGCTGTTTGCTAACCCCGTACTAACGCGCCCAACAATTTCGACGATAGTACCACCGGGCAATCGCGATTAATCTCCTTTGGGAATAGTTATCAACCAGTAGCAGTATCCGCAAGCATCCTGGCGCTCGTTAGCGCGACAGCATATCGTAATGATCGCACTCCAAGCACTCGGGCTGTTTTGCTGTAATTAGGCAGGAGTACTTGATTTCGGTGCTCTGCTCAGTGCTGCTTTGCCCTGCACATTTATTCGCTACTCTTGGGGTACAGTTCAGGCGTTTTTGATCGCTGGAGCTGCAAAatctgaaaacaaaataattccGACATTTCGCTGGTTTTGGGTAGTGATTTGGGAACGAGATTCCGCTTCAGAACGATTCCACCGCATGATGATTATTTATGCGATTTGGACGGTGCCGTTTTCAGCTCGTTACCTTCGTCACCGATCCAGTGAAGGGCGTTATTTTAGGAGACCGAGGATGATGATTTATGCTTCGCCAGtaaacgagcaaacaaacgggtGTCCTTGCGCGAGGAGTGGATCTTTTGATTTAACTCTAACTGTTGACAAAAACAAATGGTGGGATCGAGAAATTCGGTATAGCGATAGTTTCCCGCAGGGCAAATGTTTAGTGCTTTCAAAAGGCTAGCAATTATTAGGGATCTGTCGCGATGAAATCGTTGCAAACTGACGCATTGAAATCCATACACCAGAAACCGTTTCATGTATCAAACGAAGGAATGCTCATTACGCCTTAATTGACATTGCTACCACTTTTACAGTTGCCCCAAATGATATTCAATACTAAGTATTTGCTTTAATTTAGCGCTAATTTGAAGTATAATTCTATAAGGCGTTTGGTGCAGCGTTTGTTCATGATTTATGCATTATTCGGCTTAAACTTGTTTTTAGAATATTCGTCGCACTAGAAATGTTCGAAACAAAATCGTCATTGAAGCTATTGGGggcttgcttttctttttgccataACAGAAAATTCGCCGAAAATGATAAACGCGGCAATTATTGGCGAAGGTATCGCTTAATCATGATTCAATTGTTCGTCTTCCAGTCAAGTAAAACGAACatggggagaaaataaaaatcttttAACCTTTCGAATCATTCTATGGTTGCGACATGCTATACataaattggaaaactttttccattcTTCGCCGCTTTCGTCCACTATTCCGAAGGGTTATCCATCTTCCTAAACCAGAGATAATAATTCTTCTTTCCATCGAGCATACTTTTCCAAAGTACAGTTTTACGTCTTTGCGAGAAATTCGCTTTTGCCCTTAGCTTTTGTGATAATTTTGGTAAatccgggtgtttttttttctactttgcacacaattcaattttcactgCACATTTTCCAGAAATGCGAGCCGATTTTTCCGAATGGTTTAAATGTgacttttttctccatttggTTGGGGCTTGGAAAGTTTTTTAAGCctcaaaaaaacttttaatcCGCTAAGAATCGACGATTTTCGATTCTGCACGTGGATTAAAATGcattccttttctttctgGAAATAAGAAGAAGTATGGGTCgcctaaaagaaaaacagaagcagCTTTAAGTGAagcatgaaataaattgtCTAATAGCTTTAATCACTACCATTTCTTGTATAAAGGATCCACAACTATCTTCACAATATAAAGTTGACAATATGCCCAAATCGATAAAAGCGCATTGAAGAGTTATCATAACATAAGTATATAAATCAATAAAGTTAAATGCACAACTAAAGTCCAAAGGAAACTTGTAAAAGAATCAAATCATCCGCCATTTAATGTTATAGATTGCCACATTAATACATGCGTGTCTattattgattttgaaattgaGTAAAGATGTATGTCCCATATGCTGATGGTATTGCGTAGAGAATACTCTATCGTGCACGAGTAGATAAAATGTTTGGTACATGCGTCCCGTGACAAATGCTTTGCTTCTCGAGTTCATTTGTGCAGATGCAGGTTTTCATTTAGATCCAGTGAGGCGGCGAAACGAAAATTGGCTAGCGCTTGTgcgaaatttgcataaatacGAGCCTCGGTCGAAGGTTTTCCCATCCAAACCCACACAACCTATCGAGCGCAGATAAAAAGCCTACTCAATCATTTGCCATATTCGGAAGGTCTTAGCATTCTACAGCCATTGCAGACTTTTCGACTTGTTCTCATCCTTTGTTCGGAAAAATCATTCTCCCCATCTAAAACGTTGCTGTGCATCTAATGCTAGGATTCCGACACTTTTGGCTGCAGTAGTGGTAAAGCTCTATAACTCCTGCAGCATGCACGATATGCTGGCCGGCTCACGTTGCCGACATATGGTCGAGTAAATATTATCAAATTGAAAACTGGCCCGGCCAAATGATATATTGGGCTGACTGAGAATGCATTCTGCGCCAAAGGTCGAATGATTTTGCCATTTGGGTTCCTGAGTGGTAGAGATAGTCGTACTAGTTATATTGTGTAGGCGTACAACGATATGTCGTGCCAATTTTTATCAATTCAGTGAGAAATCGCGGTAGTATGAACTCTAGTTTGGTACAATCAATAACGACGTTTTCGGATATCATCTTAGTTAGACGGTCAGATTAAATGCGTGACTCAGAATAGCTAGAAATAAAGGCCTAGTCGGTGATGTAGTTATTTGAACACATTTTTGACTGTTGAGTTCGTCctggaaataatttgttttctcGATAGTTTCAAACTACGTTCGATGCGTTGGCAATCAGAAACGTGGGGCTAAAATTTGCTTGTTTCCACTACTGGTCGTTGATAATTAAGGCCTTTAAAGTGTGAAAAATACTTCGGATCTTTCCAGCGTTTGGTCCAGCGTTGGAGGTCCCAAAACGATCTCACGAAAAATTCCTTCCTCACACTTGGCTTGGCTTGGGATATAATTTTCACTATGAGGTGTGCCTAGCAAGGCTCAAACATCGGATGTTTGATCGGTGTGCCTAGCAAGGCTCGGAAACACGTTGCGTTTGGTTTTAATCAACATGAAATGGTTCCCTTGAGAGCCCTTAAGAGGTTTGTGAATGTGCTTTCTGCACATTCTGAATCACGAAATTGATTTGAGCTGAACCTCTTTGCAGTTGTGTCGGCTACAACGGGTCATTTCATTGCTTCACGAGCtttttcggtttggtttggtgatCTAGTGTGTAGAATGGATTTAAAGTAAAACcgaatttttttcttgaaaATAGATTGCGATGGTGTGGGGTTTTTATACTGGATTCAAAGGTTTATGTATAATAATTCGAGCCAATCGTAATGTGTATTTAAATTcaactttattttattatttattaataaattatttgcgTTATTCATTAATGCCAGGgttcaacacaaaaaaacaaaacaatgcttTCTCAAATCTAGGCCAATCCAATCATCGCCAACGCCATTGGCGCAATGCTGTTGTTCTTCTGCTTTGACTAATCATTGCCACAATCCAATTTATATGATTGATGAGTTCGAATTAAATCAAAAGACGTGATCGTCAATAGTCATATGCGTTGAATATAGAGAATACTCTAATGAAGTGGAGATGTGCTACATATTTGCATACTGTTTTGATTAGCAAGCCCATATTCATACGTATGTATTGAGTTTACTAATCCTTTAAAATAAtagtttttaataataataacaataagtCAGGAACAAAAATTATTCTAGCATTCCATCCGGCTCTTTTGAATACAAGGATTTATTGATGCTGATAGCTTTGATTTTACTTATACATTATTACAACAATAAAGTTTTTGGAATTAATAAAagattttgtttatatttaattcattAACATCAGTGCTGTATAGTTAATGTTCATGTAGTGTTCATGAAATTTAGCTTGTACTGTACAACGAACATGATTTTCCGCTAGAATTTCGTTTGTGTTATGTTTATTCGACTTGGAATGTGCCATGAACGGAAAATTTGACAGTGTTCTACTGAAATTATCACAGTTATTAATAATTCGTAAGGAATTTACGTAAATATTTGGTTTGGTATGACATAGTCTCTATATACTTTATAAAAACATATACATGTTATAGTTAAAGTTTAATGAACACATTTACATATCATGAACGAATGATAACTAATGAAAAGCGAATTCATATGAATGGTTATGTTTTACTCAGATCTTGTGCAACACGTAACTCAACATCTCCTGCTTATAGAACGCTGGGTGTATGGAAAAAGTGTTAGTCCTAGGTATTGCACATACTAATGTGTTTTTTGGACATAAAAGGGGTTTCCAAAAAATATGCTGTTATGATGTAATTCAGAGAATGTAATATACTCCAATTTATTTCACATGGAAAGAATTATATGAATTGCTATGAGTGGTTTTCCTGGTAAGCATAAATTTGAAGAATATATTATAATAGTGAAGAATATTAATGGAAACGCAAAGTAAGCTATGTGCAAAGAAATGTGAAATAACTAATGTTCTCAGCAGTACCATTTCGTAAAGAGCTAggccatttgttttgttcgttatCCTATTGTCATTCGTTGCTATAGACATTTTCCGGAATTTCTTTCTACAAAAGGTTTAGTAAGTTGTCAAAACTAGACGATTTTGCTCAAGAAAATTATTTAGGAACATATTTTATACATTGAGAAACACATTTatatgatttcatttttctatCCATATTTTCTATCCACAAAATCAAGACAAAGCAATGAAATTAATAACATCAAGGTCTGTCTCTCCTTGTGACGAAACATGAGCTCAATGTTGCTTGATGCGCACCATTAGCGGCTCACAGGTTCGTCTGAAAGATGTGCTACTGTATGTTCAAGGGTATTTCCACatttttttgccaccgttcCTTGTTATGGCAATAGCGAAGGAAAGTTTTCGTTAGTGAGTTTACGGTTGGCGCACCTGTCCGTCCTGCTGCCGCGATCGGTTTGTTGCACTCGGCGCGATGtaatgaaatgtaaatgtaagcactttttcgtttttgacGGAGCTTACATTTTTCCTGCAGCATTGTGTGCCGAAACCCCCGGAAGCTCATTCTGGTGAGCTGTTTCGGGGTGTGCTTTTGCATATCTTGCAGGCGCATTCGCTCGAAGCCAGACGTTCCAAACCACGGTGGGAAAGTGCATTATCCGCCACCGACCAACTCCGGTGTTGGTGAAGCAGCCTCAGTTccgattatttattcaaagcGTTGGCTTCTGAGGGCGTTGATGAGAGAAAAGGGCAGAGAGATGGAAAAGTAGGAAAGATGGTTTTAAATCGTCTGCGATGTAGGTTCGCTGGCGCCTCACCGTAGAGGCATAGGGAGGTCTGCGATTCGAAGCATTGTTTGCattaaatgtaaatttttgttCCCCTCGAGGCGTGTTTTTccaagaaagcaaaaggaaacagTCTTCATTTGGTTAGAGTCCCATTTTGAAATAATGCGATTGTTACAGTGCCTTTCGCGATTGTGTGAGGATAATTATTGTGTTACTTCTTGGGCGTAGGTAGGAGACATCCATCATTGTGGCATGAAATTGCCCTTATTTCATACAATGCGGAGAAGGGCAGGAGCGCAATTCGAAACAGCTTAAATACCGCTTACGTTCCCAATTATGCAACAATAGTACGGAAGCTTATGCGTTTATTTACAAAACTTAACGAATATCTTAACGGCTACCGTTCAATGTGGGACTAAAAAGAGGTGAGCAGTGGCCTTATCGCATCCATATTCGCCATTGCGTTGCTTTCCGCCGGGGTACTCTTAGCGCAACTCTCCAGCTGGAACAATGGCAGCTGCATTACGGATTCGatgtttttgatgaaaaatcgtTCGTAGTCGGGACGCAAGCAGGTGAAAAATTGCCGATATGCTCGAGTGCATTTATCGGCACAGGCCGGCTGCTGATGTCGCTGCAGACACAGgttctgccgcatggtgaagctGCTGAGATCCTCCCCGAGTGGGTCGAGTTGACGGTGCAGATTGTCGAgttgggcgcctccatcgtccgAGTACACGCCACTGCGAATCGCGGCGCAACGAATAAGGCAGTGAACCTCCGGGCAATCGACCAACATACCCTTGGTCATGGCCGTAAGGTAGGCCGCAGGTAGATGCAGATCCCGAGCACAGTCACTGAGAACGTTCACGATCTGTACCGCCGTCAGCGGTTGGAACACGACACTCGGTGTGGTGGTGCTTGTACCGGGAGCTAGATTGAGTAGCTGGCGCAGCTGGGCTCGCATCGTTCGGAAGGCGTAGTACGCTCGGGAGCAGTTATCCAGCGGGTCAATCAAGTCAAGCTTGTTCGCGATGGTTTCATTGAGCTGCTTCTTAAAGCTTGCGTCAACCAACGGTCCAAACTGTTGCTCGACACAGCTCAGATTGAAGCCCAGCGTGTCATCCCAAAAATCGAGCGTTATGCCGATGCAACGAATCAAGCACATCGTGTCACGATCCGGAGGGTACACGTACTTGTTATACTGCGAGAGCCGAAACTCGCTGATACCGAGAAACTGGAGGCAGTCTTGCTGAGCCTTCCGGAAGGCTTTCCCCGAGAAGACGTGTGCATCG
This window harbors:
- the LOC128721832 gene encoding general odorant-binding protein 45-like produces the protein MERDRRPVVAVAAAALLGFCTIASMFQSTDAHVFSGKAFRKAQQDCLQFLGISEFRLSQYNKYVYPPDRDTMCLIRCIGITLDFWDDTLGFNLSCVEQQFGPLVDASFKKQLNETIANKLDLIDPLDNCSRAYYAFRTMRAQLRQLLNLAPGTSTTTPSVVFQPLTAVQIVNVLSDCARDLHLPAAYLTAMTKGMLVDCPEVHCLIRCAAIRSGVYSDDGGAQLDNLHRQLDPLGEDLSSFTMRQNLCLQRHQQPACADKCTRAYRQFFTCLRPDYERFFIKNIESVMQLPLFQLESCAKSTPAESNAMANMDAIRPLLTSF